The genomic interval TGACCTTCCAGCCACAGCCTGGGCCATCCACCTTCAACAGGACATTCCCTGGCTGCAGTGGTGGTCTGATTTCTCGGACCGCTCCCTCTTTCAAGGAGGACCACTTGGTGCCCAGGATGCAACATACATTACGGTTGTTCTGGCGCTGATCGTTTACTGGTGTGCCTTTTTCCCCGCTTGGGCCGCAAAAGCCACGCGTGTCCGGTTGATTGCCGGATATTATCTCTCGTGCATGCTCCTTTTCTTGGTGACCAATCGCGGTATGAAAGCTCTTTTTCAAAGGGCACGGCCGTTGGACGTTCTTCGGGGTGAGCAAACCTTTTCTTCAATTTGGCTTATCGGTTCATACGAACTTTCTGAAGCAGCCAGCAAAGGCAGCTTCACCTCCGGACATACCACCACGGCCATGTTTCTTGTGCCTTTGGGTATCTTTATATGGTACTCGTCACACCGCCTGGTCGCATGGTTTGTCCTCTTTCTTGCCTTGGGATGGGGCGGGCTCGTGGGGTTTGGCAGGGTATTGAGAGGTTCGCACTATCCTGGTGATGTGCTTTGGGCGATAATTATCTGTCTTTGGATCAGTATCATGGTTGCCTCACTTTTTTTCACTTTGGAAAAACGTACCAAAGCGTCCGCCGTTCCACGAGTCTGGGAGCTTTGCCTGGGTATTGGGATCGCTCTTGGCATGTGCGCCCTCTTTGCCTTTCAGATCAGCATTGTCCAGCTTGTTTATCAGCCGACCTGGTACTGGCCGCTGGTCGCGATCCTTGGCGCATTTTCAGCCTGGTTTTCTTTTGTTCGCGTCGCACAATTCATCCGACAATGAATGCGCCCCGGAGCAAAGATCGGTTCTTTTTTCACCCACTTTCCATCAGTATAGCTTCCCACCCATCTTCATACATCCTGGAATGTTGCAATTGCTTTACCGCACCCTTGGTGTGAAAAACTCACCTGAATAATTCAGTGTTCTTTTTTTCACATCCTTGACACAATGGCGTGCAATAGCTAGCGTAAACATATCTACTCAAATTGATTGTTTTTTTTCATTAATACTTTTCCAGGTTCTGCGGTATTTCTTTGTAAAAGGCGACAAGGTGGTGTTCCATGGTTTTCAGCTGGTTTCATCTGGCCCTCATTATTTTCCTCTTGGCTGGTGCTCTGTTTGCCGCCGGTCCGCTGCTCATTTCCCGACTGATCGCCCCCCGCTTCAAGGGTGGAGATATCGGGCTACCCTATGAATGCGGTATCCGGCCACAGGGGAGCGCCTGGTCTCGATTTGGAGTGAATTACTACTTTTATGCCCTGATATTTCTCGCATTTGAGGTGGATATCCTTTATCTGTTTCCGGTGGCCACCTATTATCCGCACTCCGAGGGATTCCTGCCGCTGATCAAGCTCTTCATCTTTCTGTTTATTCTGGGTGTCTCCATCATTTATTTCTGGCGCAAAGGAGTATTCTCATGGCCGAGGCGGATTTCTCTTTAAAGCCGGCCGATCTGGGTCAGGACCAAGCGCCGATCCGGATCGACCCGCTGGAAAAAATTTTTGATGTCTGCCGCTCCATGTCCCTTTGGCCGATGACCTTCGGCCTGGCTTGTTGCGCCATTGAGATGATGGCCGTGGGCATGGCCCGGTTTGACCTTGCCCGTTACGGAGCGGAGGTGTTTCGGCCCTCGCCGAGGCAGTCCGACCTGATGATCGTCGCCGGTACGGTAACCAAAAAAATGGCCCCGGCCGTAGTCCGATTGTATGAACAGATGCCCGGACCGAAGTGGGTCATGGCTCTGGGGAACTGCTCCATCTCCGGCGGGCCCTTCAACTACAAAGGCCAATATAATGTCGTCGAGGGAGTCGATCGCATTATCCCCGTGGATGTCTACGTACCGGGTTGTCCACCCCGCCCTGAGGCCCTGCTGGAAGGGCTGTTCATGATTCAGGAAAAAATCACCGGGAAACGCTGGTGGCCAGTGGCCAAGCCAGTGGGTGCGGCCGAAGTCAAGCGAGGTGCCCAATGATTCCCGAGATGCTGCGCGACCTTCCGGCTTTGCGTTTGGAGGCGTGCTCACCTGAAGTGTCCGGCCTGACGCTTGCCGCTTACCTTGGGCCGGAACAATTGCGTCCGGCGGTCACCAAGCTTCTTGAACAGGCCTATTTTCTGGAAGATGTTTCCGTGGTGGAAGTTTCCGAGGGCTTCCTTGGCGTATACCACTTCGATCATTTCGACTCGCCGGGCCGAATCGCTCTTCGGGTAATCATCGCAAAGGATGCGCCGGAGGTTCCGACGATTTCCGACATCTACCATGGGGCCTCATGGCATGAGCGGGAATGTCGGGATTTTTTCGGCGTTGTCTACCTGGGGCACGAGAACATGACGCCCCTGCTCCTGGCCGCTGAGGATGCGGAATTTCATCCACTGCGTAAGAGCGCCAAGGCGCTCAAGGGCTTGGCGGACCTTATTCCCGAGAACGATGGAGGGCCGCAAGCCACTGATGCCGTGGTTTTTCAGCCGAAACCTGATAATGACCCAGCCTCTGACGCACCTCCTGACGCACCTCCTGAAGCACCTTCGGATGCGCCAGAGGTATCGGATTCGGCTGAAAGTCGCCACGCCGAAGACACTTCCTCAGCCTGAGGTTTGCATTGCTCTCCTCTTTGAGATTGCTCCGAATCAGATTCAGCGCTTACCAACCCAAAGGCTTGCCATGACCAGTTCCGTATCTCCAGGACGACTTTATCTCGGCGGAGATTTCTACACCAACCACTTCGAAAAAGGCAGTTCACCGGACACCATGATCCTGAACATGGGGCCGCAGCACCCGGCCACCCATGGCGTTTTGCGGATCATTTTCGAACTGGAAGGGGAATACATTCTGCGCACCGAGCCGGTGCTGGGGTATCTGCACCGGATGCACGAAAAAATGGGTGAGGAGCAGACGTACTACCAGTATATGCCGAATATGGGGCGGGTAGACTATCTGCATGCCCTGGCCTGGAACTGGGCTTGGGCTGGTGCCGTGGAAAAACTGGGTGGGATTGAGGTTCCTCGCCGGGCCGAATTCATTCGGGTGATCACCTGCGAGCTGAACCGGATCAGCTCTCACCTGCTTTGGTGGGGGGCGTTCCTTCTGGACCTGGGCGCCTTCACCCCGATCATGTACGGGTTTGATGATCGGGAACGGATTCTGGATATTTTGCAGCGCCCCACAGGCTCTCGGCTGACATACAGCTATTATCGCTTGGGCGGGGTTGCCGCGGATCTGGACGACACCGCCCTGGACATGATCCGGGAATTCGTGCCGCATCTTCGTTCTCGTCTGCCCATGTACCGCGATCTGGTCACGGACAACATGATTTTGCGCCATCGCCTGGAGGGCGTTGGGCACATCTCCGTGGACATGTGCCGACGCTATGGAGCAACCGGTCCCACGTTGCGCGGCTCCGGCGTTGCCTATGACGTGCGCAGAGCAGAACCCTACTCCGTCTATCCCGAGCTGGATTTCAGCATCCCCACGAATCACGAGTGCGACGGGATGGCCCGCTACAACGTGCGCATGGCTGAAATCGAGCAGAGTCTGAACATTATTGAGCAAGCCTTGGATATGCTTCCCACCGGGGAGTTCTGGGCTAAAAACGCTCCCAAACCCAAGTGGAAGGCACCCAAAGGCGAAGTTGTCTTCGCGGTTGAGGGCGCGCGCGGCAAAATCGGCGTACATCTGGTCAGCGACGGCAGCGCCAAACCCTACCGGGTCAAATTGCGCGCACCGGGTTTTTCCAATCTGAGTCTCCTCGCCGAAGTGGCCAGAGGCACCTTGTTGGCCGATGCCGTGGCCATTCTGGGCAGCCTTGACCTGGTCATTCCGGAAATCGACAGGTGATCCCCATGAATCCTCCCTTCGGCATCCCCCCGGAACTGTTTACCATCCTCCTGGCCTTGGGCCTTTTGGCCGGGTTCGTGGGCCTCAACGGTCTGGTTTTGGTCTACCTGGAACGGAAAGTCGCCGGACATATCCAGCGTCGCCCCGGCCCTTTTGAGGTTGGTCCCCACGGCATACTCCAGCCCCTTGCCGACGCCCTGAAGCTGGTGGGCAAGCAACTGATTACGCCCCGAGGGGCCGACAAATGGCTGTTCTGGACCGCGCCGATTATTTCCTTTGCCCCGGTCTTTGTTCTGTTCCTGCCCATTCCCTTTGGTCCGGTGCTTACGGCCATGGAAATGGATCTGGGGTTGCTGCTGATCCTGGCCTTTGCCGGGATCAACGTCCTGGCCCTGTGTCTGGCCGGATGGAGTTCCGAGAACAAATGGTCGCTGCTGGGGGCGGCTCGGGCCGTGGCTCAGTCCGTGGCCTATGAAATTCCATTGCTGTTGGCCGTTCTGGCTATTGCGTTCCAGTTCGGCTCGTTGAATCTGTCGACTATTGTCTCCGGTCAGGGTGCCTGGCCCTGGCAGTGGAACATCATGGTCCAGCCGGTGGCCTTTTTTATCTACTTTGTCTGCGCACTGGCCGAGACCAATCGGGCCCCCTTCGACCTGCCGGAAGCGGAAAGCGAGCTGACTGCGGGATTCCATACCGAGTACTCGGGGATGGGGTTCGGCATCTTCTTTCTTGCCGAGTACGCAAACATGATCGTGGTCTGCGCAGTTGCCACGGCCTTGTTTCTGGGTGGCTGGAACGGTCCGGCCGCGCCGGGCGTCTGGTGGTTCTTGGCCAAGGTCTATCTGCTGCTGCTGGTGATGATGTGGTTCCGTTGGACCTATCCCCGGGTGCGCTTTGACCAGCTTTTGAACCTCAGCTGGAAGTGGCTGCTGCCCCTGGCCCTGATTAACCTGCTCGTGACCCTTGTCCTGGTGAAAATCTGATGGTGAGACAATGACCATGATCCGAGAATTCGGAAAGGCACTGCAAGGACTGTGGAGCCTGGCGATCGGCCTGGGCGTTACCTTTCGGGCTTTTGTCCGCCCCCAGGTAACGGTGCATTATCCGCGTGCCACCGTGGATGACGCCAACCTGCGGACCTTCCACGGCCATGTTGAACTTATCGGCAAGGATGATGCTCCGGAGGTTCCACGGTGCATTTCCTGCGGCATGTGCGCCATGAATTGCCCCAGTGCCTGCTTGGCCGTGGTGAAGCAGAAGGCTCCCAAGCCGACCCCGGAGCAGAAGAAGGCCATGGAAGAGGCCGAGGCTCGGGGAGAGAAGGTCAAGAAGCCCACTGCTCCCAAGGACCCGGCAGGGTTCACGTATGACTTTTCCTTGTGCAGTCTGTGCGGAACGTGCGTGGAAAGCTGTCCCGTGGACTCGCTGCGGTTTTCCACGGAGCTTTACCAGGCTGGCTTTGATCGCAGCGATTTTCATTTTGACCTGCTTGCCAGATTGCGCGGGCAGGCTGAGAGCCGACCCGGGGAGGCGTCCACCCCGGCCCAAGGGGGGCAGTGATGGAAACTCTCGCCTATGTGGCGTTTGGCGTCTACACGACGATTATTTTGTTCGGCGGCCTTTTGGCGGTATTCAGCCGGAACCTGGTTCGGGCCCTGGTGGGCCTGGTGCTGACACTTTTCGGCGTGGCCGGTTGCTACCTGCTCATGGCTGCTCCGTTCATGGCCCTGATGCAGATCCTCATTTACGTGGCCGCGGTGAGCATCATGATTTTTTTCGCGATAATGCTCACGAAGCCGCCAGTGGGTGCCGAGGAACAGCCGGGCCGCCCCTGGTGGGTCGTGGTCGGCTGCATTGTCGCGGCCCTGGCTCCGACCATGCTCATCGCCCGGGTGTTGCACGTTCAGCCGCTGGTTTCCCATGAACATCCGACGGAGATTGTGCTCATGGACTTGGGCCAGACCTTTATCGAGCCCTACTTCCTGGCCTTTGAGCTGATTTCCGTGATTCTGACCGTAGCCATGGCCGGAGCGGTGCTGCTGGCCTTTGAAAGGAGACAAGGCCAATGACGGCGCTTTCCATGTTTCAACTGGTCAGTTTGCTCTTGCTGGGTTTGGGCCTGCTCGGGGTGATCTGGCGGCGCAGCCTGGTGGGTATGCTCATCAGCGTGGAGCTGATGCTCAACGGCGCTGGACTGAGTATCGTCGCCTCGGGCCAGCTCACCGCCGCATCGGGCACGGTGGGGCATGCCGCGGCCCTGTTCGTCATGGGGCTGGCCGCGGCCGAGGCGGCTCTGGTTTTGGCGATTATTATTGTCGTGGCAAAGCGCTACGGCCACATTGAAAGCGCGCGCCTGCGCACCCTGCGAGGCTAAACCATGCCCGAGATATTGGTCAGCGCCAAAATTCTGCTTCCCCTGCTCATCACCCTGGTCGCGCCGTTCGCCATCTCCCTGACCCGTTCCAACCCCAATGCCAGGGAAGCCGTATCCTTCGCCGCGGGCATCCTGACGTTTATTACTGTCTTGACGTTTGTTCCGGACGTGTTGGACGGCAAGATCTGGACCTTCACCCTGTTCACTCTGATCCCTGGAGTCACCGTTAAATTCGGCGTGGACGGCCTGTCCCTGATCTTCGCCCTGGTGGCTTCGTTTCTCTGGATTTTGGCCACCAGCTACAACATCGGTTACATGCGCTCGCTTAACGAGCACGCCCAGACCCGCTACTACTTCTGCTTTGCCGTGGCTATTTTCGGAGCCCTGGGCGTGGCCTTCAGCGCGAACATCTTTACCCTCTACCTTTTTTACGAAATCATTACCCTGTTCACGTATCCTCTGGTCGCCCACCATCAGGACAAAGAATCATTTTCCGGGGCCCGCAAGTACCTGGTCTACCTGATGGGCACCTCCAAGCTGTTCCTGCTTCCGGCGATGATCATGACCTATGTTCTGGCCGGTAGCCTGGACTTCAATCTGACCGACGTGGTTCACGGCATCTTCCCGGCGGACGCCAACCCTGTCGCGGTGACCGTGACCTACGTCCTGTTCATCGCCGGACTGGCCAAGGCCGCGATCATGCCGCTGCATAACTGGCTGCCGTCGGCCATGGTCGCGCCTACACCGGTCTCGGCCTTGCTGCACGCCGTGGCCGTGGTCAAGGCCGGGGTGTTTTGCGTCTGTCGGATCATCCTCTCGGCCTTTGGCCTGGAAGCCATGGATGTCCTCTACCTGGGTATTCCCACGGCTTATCTGGCCGCATTCACCATTGTCGTGGCCTCGTGCATCGCCTTGACCAAGGATGACCTGAAAGCCCGACTGGCCTATTCCACGGTAAGTCAATTGTCCTATGTCATTCTCGGCGTGGCCCTGCTCACGCCCATGGCCGTGATGGGCGGCACGGTGCACATCGCCCACCACGCATTTGCCAAGATCACGCTGTTTTTCGGTGCCGGGGCGATCTACGTGGCCACCCACATCAAAAAAATCAGCATGCTTTCCGGCATGGGACGGCGGATGCCCTGGACCTTCGGGGCATTCTCCCTGGCAGCCCTGAGCATGATCGGCGCTCCCCCGGTATCCGGCTTCGTGACCAAGTGGTATCTGGCCAACGGAGCGTTGGATGCAGGGCAAATCGCCATTCTCATCGCCCTGCTGGCCAGCACGGTGCTCAACGCCAGCTATTTCGGTCCGATCATCTACAAGGCTTTTTTCGAGGCTCCGGCTCCGGGCATCCGCCTGGATGACTACAAAGAAGCCCCGTTGACCATGGTCGTGCCCCTGTGTCTGACCGCCTTGATCTCCATCTTTCTGGGCCTTTACCCGGATACGTTCATGAGCTTCATCAGACTGATGGGGCAGTTCTAGGAGTCGCCAATGCCAGAGCCATCCATTCATGAAAACACCCTGATTGCGACCCTGCGCGCCCAGTCCGGCAGGCTCAAGCTGCTCTTCTTGGTCATATTGGCCGTTCTGGTCGTATTGAACTTCTTCATCGGCCCGTACGATCCGCATGTGGCCTGGGAAGTCTTTCCGGGCTTCTGGGCCGGATTCGGCTTCGTTTTGGCCGTGGCCATGGCCTTTGTGATGAAACGCATCATTGCTCCGCTGATCGGCGCCCCCGAGGATATCCATGACTAATATTTTCGATGGGTTCTTCCACCCGACCATCGCCTTCTTCGGTCTGGCCCTGGTCCTGCTGTTCCTTGCCCGGACCAATGTCTCCTGGTGGCGCTGGCTGCTGCTCCTGCCCCCGGTCCTGGCCATTGTCGTCGCCTTCACCGTGGAGCCCTGCGACTACCTGCGCCTGCCCTACCTGGGTCTGGAACTGTCCCTGGGCCGGGTGGACGGCCTGGCGTTGCTCTTTGCCAACGTCTTTGCCATCCAGGCGTTGATCGGATTCATCTATGCATTCCATCTCAAGGAGATTCGCCACCATGTGGCCGCGGCGGTTTATGTCGGTGGGGCCTTTGGCTGTGTTTTTGCCGGGGACTACCTGACCCTGTTCATCTTCTGGGAAATCATGAGTGTGGCCTCGACCCTGCTGATCTGGTTCAATTCCAGGGACAATCCTCGGGCCGTGGGTGCGGGAATCCGCTATTTCGTGATTCATACCATCGGCGGGCTGTTGATGCTGGCCGGGATTCTGCTCCGTTATCAGGTCGTGGGCGACTTCACGTTCACCGGGATCATCCCCGCTGATGCCCAGTACTACGATTGGCTGATCATGCTCGGCTTTGGTGTCAACGCGGCTTTTGTCATCGCCCACGCCTGGCTGCCGGACGCCTATCCCGAGGCAACCATCCCCGGTGCGGTGTTCATGAGCGCCTTTACCACCAAGACCGCGGTCTACGTGCTGGCCCGGGGTTTTGCCGGATGGGAATTCCTGGCCTGGATGGGCGTGGCCATGGCTCTTTGGGGTGTTTTTTACGCGACCATGGAGAACAACGCCCGGCGCATTCTTTCCTACCACATCATGTCCCAGGTGGGGTACATGGTCGCGGGCATCGGCATCGGCACGGCCATGACCCTCAACGGCACCTGCGCCCATGCCTACGCCCACATCCTCTATAAGGGTTTGTTGTTCATGAGCGTGGGCGCGGTGCTCTATGCCGCGGGAACGGCGAAACTGAATGAGCTGGGCGGACTGGCCGGTCGGTTGCCCCTGGTCATGCTGGCCTACGTGGTCGCCGGACTGTCCATCTCCGGGATGCCCATTTTTAACGGTTTTGTCTCCAAGACCATGACCATCACCGGGGCCTTCAACGACCACCAGATTCTCCTGGGCATGCTGATGGAAGTGGCCGCGGTGGGCACGTTCCTCTCTGTGGGGTTGAAACTGCCCTACTTCGCTTTCTGGGGCGGCAAACCAACCTATGATAAGCCGCTCAAGCCCATTCCGGTGAACATGTATATCGCCATGGGCGCGGCGGCCTTCCTGTGCATTGCCCAGGGCCTGTACCCAGATCTCCTGTACCGCTTCCTGCCCTTTCCCGGCGCATATGACTTTCAGCCCTGGTCGGCCTGGAAGGTGCTGATGACTCTGCTGCTGCTGGGTTTCACCGGCCTGGGGTTCATGGTCATGCGCGGGGTGCTCAAGCCCCATGCCCAACGCAATCTGGACTTCGAAACCCTGTATATCTACCTGGGCCGCTCGTTCCTGGCTCTGGTCAGCCGGCCCCTGGCGAAGATCGACGCTTTTTGGAGCGAGGTCTACGAGCGAGTGGGACTGGTCGGGCTGCTGTTCCTGGGCAGAATTACCTCCTGGTTCGACAAGATGGGCATTGATTTTTTCCTGGACAACAGTGCGGCAGGAGCTCGGGACACCGGCGGCATCCTGACGACGGTTCAGAGCGGACGTCTCCAGGACTATCTGGCCCTGGCCGTCGCCTTGGCCGTGGGTATCGCCCTGTTGGTCTGGTACCTGTCCGCATAGACACGCTTTTCTGCATCTCATGACGTTTTCAAACCAAAGCAAGGTGCCGCGACATGATTGATACCGGGTTCCCCGTTCTCAGCGCCCTGATCTTTTTCCCTTTGTTGGCCGCGATCGGGCTGTTCTTCCTGCGTGACGAGCGCACCATCCGTCTGTACACCCTGGTCGTAGGTCTGATCGAGATGGGCCTGGCTGCCCCTCTGTTCCGGTTTGATCTCTCCACCGCGGAGTTTCAGTTTGTGGAGATCATGCCCTGGGTTCCGGCCTGGAACATGCATTATCATGTGGGCGTGGACGGGATCAGCATCTTGATGATCTTTCTGACCGTGCTGCTCTTGCCGCTGTGCGTGCTCTGTTCCTGGACGTACATCGGCAAACGGGTCAAGGAGTTCCATTTCTGCCTGCTTTTGATGATCGGAGCCTGCGTGGGCATCTTCTCGGCCCTGGACTTCGTTTTGTTCTATATTTTCTGGGAAGCCATGCTCATTCCCATGTTCCTGCTCATTGCAGTCTGGGGCGGGCCGAATAAGCGCTACGCATCGTTGAAATTCTTCATTTACACCCTGGCCGGCAGTACACTCTTCCTGGCAGCCATTGTGGCCTTTTTCGTGAATACCGGGACCTTCTCCATTCCGGAGCTGATGACCCACGAGTACTCTTTTCGATTCCAGTTCTGGACCTTCCTGGCCATGGCTTTGGCCTTTGCCATCAAGGTGCCGATGTTCCCGTTCCACACCTGGCTTCCGGCGGCCCACGTGGAAGCGCCCACCGCGGGCTCGGTGCTTCTGGCCTCCATTCTGCTCAAGATGGGTACCTACGGCTTCCTGCGCTTCTGCCTGCCCCTGACACCCGCGGCCAGCGAGTACTTCGCGCCGCTGATGATCACCATCTCCATCGTCTCTATTCTCTACGGCGGGGCCATTGCCCTGGGCCAGCGAGACATGAAGAAACTCATCGCCTACTCTTCCGTGGCCCACATGGGCTTTGTGACCTTGGGCATCTTTGTTTTCACCATGCGCGGAGTGGAGGGGGCGATCATGCAAATGATCAACCATGGGATCACAACCGGGGCGCTGTTCATGCTTGTTGGGGCTATTTATGAGCGCAGCCACAGCCGGGAAATCGCGGACAACATGGGGCTGGGCAAATATCTTCCGGCATACATGTTTTTTTTCGGTCTGTTTGCCATTGCTTCCTTCGGCTTTCCCGGAACCAACGGGTTTGTCTCCGAGGCCCTGGTGCTCATTGGTGTGTTCGAAGCCAGTTACCTTTTGGGCGCGTTGGCCATTCCCGGCGTGATGCTCGCAGCCGCCTACATGCTTCGCCTGGGCTTGAAGCTGGCCTGGGGCCAGCCATCCCAGGCTGCGACCTGGAAGGATCTGAACATCCGGGAGTGGGTCTACCTGGCCCCGCTGGCGGTCTTGGTGCTGTATCTTGGTCTGATGCCCACCCTGGCGCTGAAAACCATCAACCCCTCGGTGGTCCACCTCCTGAACCAGTACGAATCGCGCAAGGCCTTGCACCTGGAATCCTCCTTGCAGCCGGAACCACCAGTGCAGTCCATCCAACTTTCCGCAACACGAGGTACTGACCAGTGATCTTCCAAATAGAGCTGTTCATCCCGGAACTGTACCTGTTGGCCCTGATCGGCGGGCTATTCGTCCTGACCGTGGGGCCTCAGTCCTGGTGGCGCTTCCTACGGTACCTGCCCCTTGCGGCTGGAGTGGGTATCGGCGTGGCGGCGCTGTCTTTCCAATTTTCCGGGCTGATGCTTTACGGGGCCTATCAGGTTGACGGGCTGTCCCAGTTTTTCAAGCTGGCCATCTTCCTGGGCCTGGCCGTGACCTGCCTGAACGCCTTGAATCAGCCGACGCTGTCCGAGGAAAAGCGGCCGGACTACTTTCTGTTTCTTTGCCTCAGCGCCCTGGGGCTGATGCTGCTTTCCAGCGCCGTGGAACTGGTGACCATCTTCCTCGCCTTGGAGTTGGCCTCCTACAGTCTTTACGCCCTGATCCCCCTG from Desulfonatronum thioautotrophicum carries:
- a CDS encoding monovalent cation/H+ antiporter subunit D family protein, with the translated sequence MPEILVSAKILLPLLITLVAPFAISLTRSNPNAREAVSFAAGILTFITVLTFVPDVLDGKIWTFTLFTLIPGVTVKFGVDGLSLIFALVASFLWILATSYNIGYMRSLNEHAQTRYYFCFAVAIFGALGVAFSANIFTLYLFYEIITLFTYPLVAHHQDKESFSGARKYLVYLMGTSKLFLLPAMIMTYVLAGSLDFNLTDVVHGIFPADANPVAVTVTYVLFIAGLAKAAIMPLHNWLPSAMVAPTPVSALLHAVAVVKAGVFCVCRIILSAFGLEAMDVLYLGIPTAYLAAFTIVVASCIALTKDDLKARLAYSTVSQLSYVILGVALLTPMAVMGGTVHIAHHAFAKITLFFGAGAIYVATHIKKISMLSGMGRRMPWTFGAFSLAALSMIGAPPVSGFVTKWYLANGALDAGQIAILIALLASTVLNASYFGPIIYKAFFEAPAPGIRLDDYKEAPLTMVVPLCLTALISIFLGLYPDTFMSFIRLMGQF
- a CDS encoding 4Fe-4S binding protein, with translation MTMIREFGKALQGLWSLAIGLGVTFRAFVRPQVTVHYPRATVDDANLRTFHGHVELIGKDDAPEVPRCISCGMCAMNCPSACLAVVKQKAPKPTPEQKKAMEEAEARGEKVKKPTAPKDPAGFTYDFSLCSLCGTCVESCPVDSLRFSTELYQAGFDRSDFHFDLLARLRGQAESRPGEASTPAQGGQ
- a CDS encoding phosphatase PAP2 family protein yields the protein MPTKLETESVLKPGLWNRLSSSALVWWIGASGLIGLLLSIPLVHGDLPATAWAIHLQQDIPWLQWWSDFSDRSLFQGGPLGAQDATYITVVLALIVYWCAFFPAWAAKATRVRLIAGYYLSCMLLFLVTNRGMKALFQRARPLDVLRGEQTFSSIWLIGSYELSEAASKGSFTSGHTTTAMFLVPLGIFIWYSSHRLVAWFVLFLALGWGGLVGFGRVLRGSHYPGDVLWAIIICLWISIMVASLFFTLEKRTKASAVPRVWELCLGIGIALGMCALFAFQISIVQLVYQPTWYWPLVAILGAFSAWFSFVRVAQFIRQ
- a CDS encoding Na(+)/H(+) antiporter subunit D gives rise to the protein MTNIFDGFFHPTIAFFGLALVLLFLARTNVSWWRWLLLLPPVLAIVVAFTVEPCDYLRLPYLGLELSLGRVDGLALLFANVFAIQALIGFIYAFHLKEIRHHVAAAVYVGGAFGCVFAGDYLTLFIFWEIMSVASTLLIWFNSRDNPRAVGAGIRYFVIHTIGGLLMLAGILLRYQVVGDFTFTGIIPADAQYYDWLIMLGFGVNAAFVIAHAWLPDAYPEATIPGAVFMSAFTTKTAVYVLARGFAGWEFLAWMGVAMALWGVFYATMENNARRILSYHIMSQVGYMVAGIGIGTAMTLNGTCAHAYAHILYKGLLFMSVGAVLYAAGTAKLNELGGLAGRLPLVMLAYVVAGLSISGMPIFNGFVSKTMTITGAFNDHQILLGMLMEVAAVGTFLSVGLKLPYFAFWGGKPTYDKPLKPIPVNMYIAMGAAAFLCIAQGLYPDLLYRFLPFPGAYDFQPWSAWKVLMTLLLLGFTGLGFMVMRGVLKPHAQRNLDFETLYIYLGRSFLALVSRPLAKIDAFWSEVYERVGLVGLLFLGRITSWFDKMGIDFFLDNSAAGARDTGGILTTVQSGRLQDYLALAVALAVGIALLVWYLSA
- a CDS encoding NADH-quinone oxidoreductase subunit D; protein product: MTSSVSPGRLYLGGDFYTNHFEKGSSPDTMILNMGPQHPATHGVLRIIFELEGEYILRTEPVLGYLHRMHEKMGEEQTYYQYMPNMGRVDYLHALAWNWAWAGAVEKLGGIEVPRRAEFIRVITCELNRISSHLLWWGAFLLDLGAFTPIMYGFDDRERILDILQRPTGSRLTYSYYRLGGVAADLDDTALDMIREFVPHLRSRLPMYRDLVTDNMILRHRLEGVGHISVDMCRRYGATGPTLRGSGVAYDVRRAEPYSVYPELDFSIPTNHECDGMARYNVRMAEIEQSLNIIEQALDMLPTGEFWAKNAPKPKWKAPKGEVVFAVEGARGKIGVHLVSDGSAKPYRVKLRAPGFSNLSLLAEVARGTLLADAVAILGSLDLVIPEIDR
- a CDS encoding NADH-quinone oxidoreductase subunit J family protein, with protein sequence METLAYVAFGVYTTIILFGGLLAVFSRNLVRALVGLVLTLFGVAGCYLLMAAPFMALMQILIYVAAVSIMIFFAIMLTKPPVGAEEQPGRPWWVVVGCIVAALAPTMLIARVLHVQPLVSHEHPTEIVLMDLGQTFIEPYFLAFELISVILTVAMAGAVLLAFERRQGQ
- a CDS encoding NADH-quinone oxidoreductase subunit C produces the protein MIPEMLRDLPALRLEACSPEVSGLTLAAYLGPEQLRPAVTKLLEQAYFLEDVSVVEVSEGFLGVYHFDHFDSPGRIALRVIIAKDAPEVPTISDIYHGASWHERECRDFFGVVYLGHENMTPLLLAAEDAEFHPLRKSAKALKGLADLIPENDGGPQATDAVVFQPKPDNDPASDAPPDAPPEAPSDAPEVSDSAESRHAEDTSSA
- a CDS encoding NADH-quinone oxidoreductase subunit A; the encoded protein is MVFSWFHLALIIFLLAGALFAAGPLLISRLIAPRFKGGDIGLPYECGIRPQGSAWSRFGVNYYFYALIFLAFEVDILYLFPVATYYPHSEGFLPLIKLFIFLFILGVSIIYFWRKGVFSWPRRISL
- a CDS encoding NADH-quinone oxidoreductase subunit B; protein product: MAEADFSLKPADLGQDQAPIRIDPLEKIFDVCRSMSLWPMTFGLACCAIEMMAVGMARFDLARYGAEVFRPSPRQSDLMIVAGTVTKKMAPAVVRLYEQMPGPKWVMALGNCSISGGPFNYKGQYNVVEGVDRIIPVDVYVPGCPPRPEALLEGLFMIQEKITGKRWWPVAKPVGAAEVKRGAQ
- the nuoK gene encoding NADH-quinone oxidoreductase subunit NuoK — protein: MTALSMFQLVSLLLLGLGLLGVIWRRSLVGMLISVELMLNGAGLSIVASGQLTAASGTVGHAAALFVMGLAAAEAALVLAIIIVVAKRYGHIESARLRTLRG
- the nuoH gene encoding NADH-quinone oxidoreductase subunit NuoH; the protein is MNPPFGIPPELFTILLALGLLAGFVGLNGLVLVYLERKVAGHIQRRPGPFEVGPHGILQPLADALKLVGKQLITPRGADKWLFWTAPIISFAPVFVLFLPIPFGPVLTAMEMDLGLLLILAFAGINVLALCLAGWSSENKWSLLGAARAVAQSVAYEIPLLLAVLAIAFQFGSLNLSTIVSGQGAWPWQWNIMVQPVAFFIYFVCALAETNRAPFDLPEAESELTAGFHTEYSGMGFGIFFLAEYANMIVVCAVATALFLGGWNGPAAPGVWWFLAKVYLLLLVMMWFRWTYPRVRFDQLLNLSWKWLLPLALINLLVTLVLVKI